The Streptomyces sp. NBC_01276 genome includes the window GCGGGACGTCGATGCCGGCCGCGCGCAGGTTCGCCTCGACCAGGGCGTTCAGCCGGACGAGGGCGGGCGACCCCTCCTCCCGGTGGTGGTTGACCAGTCCGTACCGGGAGGCGGTGTCGGACCGGCTCCGGAACCCGTCCGGCATCGCCAGCCGCTCGCGTTCGGCCAGCAGCCTGTCGGCCAGCTCCGACGCCAGTGCGTCGATCCGCGGGTCGTCCGGATCCCAGGACATCGCCTCCCGGCCGCGCTTGGTCAGCTCGATCCATGCGGGGTCGTCGAGCCACCGTTCGAGCTGGGTCAGGAAGCTGTCGAAGACCTCCGGAACCAGCGCCCGGGCCAGTACCAACGCCTCCCGCTGAGTGGCCACGTAGTCGGCGCCGAAGCCGAGACCGGCGAGTCCGTCCAGGACCGCGCAGGCCCGGTCGGGCAGGAGGGCCCGGTCGCCGTGGGCGAGCCGGTGCAGTGTGTCGCGCCGGGCGGTCAGGTCCTCGATCTGTTCGGTGAGCCGACGGCGGACGTCGTCCAGGGTGGCGGCGAACCGCTCGGGACCGGCGTCGAGCAGCTCACCGACCTCGGCCAGCGGCACGCCCGCCCCGGCCAGCGTCCGTACCTGGACCAGCCGCAGCAGGTCGGCCGACCCGTAACGCCGGTAGCCGGAACCGTCGCGTTCCGGCTCGGCGACCAGGCCGAGCCGGTGATAGTGCCGCACCGTCTTGATCGTGACGCCGACGTACGCCGCCGCCTGACCGATCGTGAGCCCGTCTGCCATCGGCTCGGTGCACCTCCGGATCGTAGGGTCCCCGCCCGGGGCGGGGCCGTGGTCGCCGGCGGCCCGTACGCCCGCCTCGCGGTCACGGGCCGCGGGCGGTCCCAGGGGCGAGGGTAGCGCGCGTCCGTTCGGATCCCCTCACCCGTGCGATCGGTGCCGGTGACCCCAAGGTCCGCACAGGGCTTGAGGTTGACCTTGGGTCAGGGTGCACGCTCCTCGCATGGCCGCTTCGACGGGGCCGGGCCGGTGGCCGGCAGGGCCACCGTCGCGCCGTCGAGCCGTGCCGGACACCCACTGCCGCGAGATGAGGAATGACCATGAGCGAGTCCCTCCAGACCGTCGAGACCACCGCTGCCGGGCCGGACCGCCCCGAGCTGCGCGAGGCCATCCAGGAGATCGTCGATTCCGGTTTCGCCGGAGTGCAGCTGCGCGTGAACGACGAGCGGGGCGAATGGGTCGGCACCGCCGGGGTGCGCGAGCTGGGCGGGGCGGAGGCGCCACCGGCCGACGGGCACTTCCGGATCGGCAGCATCACCAAGACCTTCACGGCGACCCTGGTGCTGCGGCTGGTCGCGGAGGGAAGGATCGGGCTGGACGCCCCGGCGGACGACCACCTGCCCGGTTTCGGACTGGACCGACGGATCACCGTACGGATGCTGCTCCAGCACACCAGCGGGTTGTTCAGCTTCACCGGAGAGGTCTACGAGGACGGGACGGTCGTGCCCGGTGGAGTCCCCGGGATCGGCAAGGAGTGGATGGACAACCGGTCCCGCACCTACCGGCCGGAGGAGCTGGTACGGCCCGCGCTGTCCCGGCCGGCGCGGTTCGCACCGGGGGCGGACTGGAGCTACTCCAACACCAACTACGTACTGGCCCGGCTGCTGATCGAGCACGCCACCGGCCGTTCCTACGCCGAGGAGATGCGCCGGCTGGTCCTGGATCCGCTCGGGCTGACGGGCACCGTGGTGCCGGACGCCTCACCGGAGATCCCCGAGCCGCACGCCCACGGCTACTACGGGTACGAGGACGCCGGCCGGTGGACGGTGGCCGACACCACCCGCTTCAACCCCTCCTGGATCTCCGCCGCCGGTGACATGATCTCAACCACCCGTGACCTGCACACCTTCTTCTCCGCACTGATGGGAGGCCGGCTCCTGCCGGCCCCGCTGCTGGCCGAGATGCGCACGCCGCACCCCAAGATGGGCTACGGCCTGGGGGTGTTCGCGGAGGAGACGGACGACGGCGGCACCATCTTCCAGCACAACGGCGGGTTCTGGGGCTGGGCGGCGCTGATGTACAGCACGCCCGACGGCAGCAGGACCCTGACCGGCTCGGTGACCTGCGGGGACGCGGAGCTCGACCTGGCCGCCACGGTCGAGGCGTTCGAGAAGGTGAAGCGGCGGCTCGTCAGGGAGGTGTTCTGTGACGGGCGGACCGCGGCGGACCGGCCGACGGGCTGAGCGCGGCGGGACGGCGTAGGCGGTACCCGGTACCCGGAGCTCCGCGCACCGGGCCGGGCCCGCCGCGGAGCCTGACGCCCGCCGCGGTCCCGCCGCGGAGTCACCTCCGGCGCATCAGGGCGGTCATCGCGGCGATGTCCGTCTCCGACCGGGCGATCGGGATCCAGGGCGGCGACAGGTCGTACTCGGTATGGACCCGGACGAGCTCGTCGGCGAAGGTGCGCACGACCTCGGTGGTGGCCGTGCCCCGCTCCGCGTGCTCGACGAACAGCTCGCAGGCTTCCACGGCGCCCTCGTATTCGTGGTCGAACTCGAACAGCGCACAGATCGCCTCGACGGCGTGGTCGGACGACGACAGATGGCTCATCCCGCAGTCGAGCCCGTCGTCGCCCAGGTCGTCGGGGTACGGCGCACGGTGCCAGGAACCGTCCTCGAACCAGTAGACGCACTCGATCCTTCCCTGGACCAGAAGGTCGTCCCGGACTTCACGGCGCACCCACCCGGGCGCCCCGGCGAGGAGGTCGATCGCGGGCTCGTACCGCCCGACCTTGCTGGAATCGTCCTGCCCGAAGAGAACCGCCCGGCCGCCGTCGGCCCGGACCAGCACCCATCGGCTGCAGCTGCTGTCGTCGTAGTGCAAGGCGCGGCCGTCCCCACCGGCACTGCCGGCGAGCCAGTACCCGCGCCGGAAGGTCTCCTTCTCCTCCTCGGCGTCCCAGGTCACCGCGGCGAGCGCGGCCCACCGCGCCCACAACAGGCCCGCTTCCGGAAGGTCCTCCGGCCGCCCCGGACGATGAATCTTCATCCCCACCTCACACTCCCCGGCCCTTCGCATCCGACCACAGACACTAACGGGGCTGCGCCGGGCCTCTTTTCCGGATCACCCTTTCCCGGATCACCCTTTCCCGGATCACCCGTTTCCGGGAGACCCGGTCGCGGCGAAGGGGTAGCGCACGCCGGTGAGCCGTTCCGAGAGCGTCCGCAGCCGCCGGGCCGGGCGCTCGTCGGGTTACTCGCGGAGCCGGGCGTCCGCCGGGGGATACGCGGCGTCACCGCTGTCCGCGCCCAGGCCCGCGAGCAGGCGCAGCCCGTCCTCGGCGGGGCTGCCGGGGGCCGCGGACAGGACCAGCAGTTCCACTCCCGACTCGTCCGGCAACGCGAAGTTCTCCTGGTGCAGTTCCAGCAGTCCCACCAGCGGATGCCGGTACGCCTTGCGTCCGTGCGTGCGGGCGCGCACGTCCGCGCGGGCCCAGAGGCGGCGGAAGCGCTCGCTGCCCATCGCCAGCTCGCCGATGAGCGAGGCCAGTCGGGGGTCCTCGGGGTACTTCCCGGCGGCCAGGCGCAGGTGCCCGACCACGTCGAGGGTGCATGTCTCCCAGTCCGCGTAGAGGCCTTGCTCGGCCTCCTCCAGGAAGATGTGCCGGGCGATGTTCAGGCCCGGCATCGGCCGGCCGAAGAGCAGCCCGGCGAGCCGGTTCCCGGCGAGCGCGTCCAGACGGTGGTCCATGATCAGTGCGGGTGCGCCGGTGACCAGGCCGAGGACGCGCAGCAGTTCCGGCCGGACCCGCCCGCCCGGCGACTTCGCGCTGCGCCGGCGCTGCCGGGCGAGCCGGTAGAGGTGCCCGCGTTCGGTCTCGT containing:
- a CDS encoding MerR family transcriptional regulator, translating into MADGLTIGQAAAYVGVTIKTVRHYHRLGLVAEPERDGSGYRRYGSADLLRLVQVRTLAGAGVPLAEVGELLDAGPERFAATLDDVRRRLTEQIEDLTARRDTLHRLAHGDRALLPDRACAVLDGLAGLGFGADYVATQREALVLARALVPEVFDSFLTQLERWLDDPAWIELTKRGREAMSWDPDDPRIDALASELADRLLAERERLAMPDGFRSRSDTASRYGLVNHHREEGSPALVRLNALVEANLRAAGIDVPRQ
- a CDS encoding serine hydrolase domain-containing protein, with protein sequence MSESLQTVETTAAGPDRPELREAIQEIVDSGFAGVQLRVNDERGEWVGTAGVRELGGAEAPPADGHFRIGSITKTFTATLVLRLVAEGRIGLDAPADDHLPGFGLDRRITVRMLLQHTSGLFSFTGEVYEDGTVVPGGVPGIGKEWMDNRSRTYRPEELVRPALSRPARFAPGADWSYSNTNYVLARLLIEHATGRSYAEEMRRLVLDPLGLTGTVVPDASPEIPEPHAHGYYGYEDAGRWTVADTTRFNPSWISAAGDMISTTRDLHTFFSALMGGRLLPAPLLAEMRTPHPKMGYGLGVFAEETDDGGTIFQHNGGFWGWAALMYSTPDGSRTLTGSVTCGDAELDLAATVEAFEKVKRRLVREVFCDGRTAADRPTG
- a CDS encoding helix-turn-helix transcriptional regulator translates to MDDLAGFLRTRRSRVDPAAVGIPADSRRRVEGLRREEVAHLSGVSVDYYVRLEQGRATQPSEQVLDALARVLGLDETERGHLYRLARQRRRSAKSPGGRVRPELLRVLGLVTGAPALIMDHRLDALAGNRLAGLLFGRPMPGLNIARHIFLEEAEQGLYADWETCTLDVVGHLRLAAGKYPEDPRLASLIGELAMGSERFRRLWARADVRARTHGRKAYRHPLVGLLELHQENFALPDESGVELLVLSAAPGSPAEDGLRLLAGLGADSGDAAYPPADARLRE